GCAGACCCCGATCGGTCGCGGACAGCGTCAGCTCATCATCGGCGACCGCAAGACCGGTAAGACCGCGGTGTGCATCGACACCATCCTGAACCAGCGGCAGAACTGGGAGTCCGGCGATCCCAAGAAGCAGGTCCGCTGCGTCTACGTCGCGGTCGGCCAGAAGGGCACCACCATCGCCAGCGTGAAGCGCGCGCTGGAAGAGGGCGGCGCCATGGAGTACACCACCATCGTCGCGGCCCCGGCCTCCGACGCCGCGGGCTTCAAGTGGCTGGCCCCGTACACCGGCTCGGCCATCGGCCAGCAGTGGATGTACGACGGCAAGCACGTCCTGATCGTGTTCGACGACCTCACCAAGCAGGCCGACGCCTACCGCGCGATCTCGCTGCTGCTGCGTCGTCCGCCGGGCCGCGAGGCGTTCCCCGGTGACGTCTTCTACCTGCACTCGCGTCTGCTGGAGCGTTGCGCGAAGCTGTCCGACGAGCTCGGTGGCGGTTCGATGACGGGTCTGCCGATCATCGAGACCAAGGCCAACGACATCTCGGCGTTCATCCCGACCAACGTCATCTCGATCACCGACGGCCAGTGCTTCCTGGAGTCCGACCTGTTCAACCAGGGTGTGCGGCCGGCCATCAACGTCGGTGTGTCGGTGTCCCGAGTCGGTGGCGCCGCCCAGATCAAGGCCATGAAGGAAGTTGCCGGGTCGCTGCGTCTGGACCTGTCGCAGTACCGCGAGCTGGAGGCGTTCGCCGCCTTCGCGTCCGACCTCGACGCCGCGTCCAAGGCGCAGCTGGAGCGCGGTGCGCGGCTGGTGGAACTGCTCAAGCAGCCGCAGTACTCGCCGATGTCGGTCGAGGACCAGGTGGTCGCGATCTTCCTGGGCACCAAGGGGCACCTGGACTCGGTGCCGGTCGAGGACGTGCAGCGCTTCGAGGCCGAGTTCCTCGAGCACGTCAAGGCCAGCCACGACGGCATCCTCGCGGAGATCCGCGAGAGCCTGAAGCTCTCCGAGGAGACCGAAGAGAAGCTCGTCGAGGTCATCAACGACTTCAAGAAGGGCTTCCAGGCCACCGACGGCAGCTCGGTTGTCGTCGACGACAAGGTCGAGGCCATGTCGGACGACGAGGTCGAGAAGGAATCGGTCAAGGTCCGCAAGCCGGCCCCGCCGAAGAAGTAGGGATCTGGATACCAGATGGCAGCCACACTGCGCGAATTGCGCGGCCGCATCCGTTCCGCCGGGTCGATCAAGAAGATCACCAAGGCCCAGGAACTGATCGCGACGTCGCGGATCGCCAAGGCGCAGGCCAGGGTCGAGGCGGCCCGGCCGTACGCCGAGGA
This DNA window, taken from Mycolicibacterium sp. MU0050, encodes the following:
- the atpA gene encoding F0F1 ATP synthase subunit alpha, whose amino-acid sequence is MAELTISAADIEGAIEDYVSSFSADTGREEVGTVIDAGDGIAHVEGLPSVMTQELLEFPGGVLGVALNLDEHSVGVVILGDFEKIEQGQQVKRTGEVLSVPVGDAFLGRVVNPLGEPIDGQGDIKADGRRALELQAPSVVQRQGVSEPLQTGIKAIDSQTPIGRGQRQLIIGDRKTGKTAVCIDTILNQRQNWESGDPKKQVRCVYVAVGQKGTTIASVKRALEEGGAMEYTTIVAAPASDAAGFKWLAPYTGSAIGQQWMYDGKHVLIVFDDLTKQADAYRAISLLLRRPPGREAFPGDVFYLHSRLLERCAKLSDELGGGSMTGLPIIETKANDISAFIPTNVISITDGQCFLESDLFNQGVRPAINVGVSVSRVGGAAQIKAMKEVAGSLRLDLSQYRELEAFAAFASDLDAASKAQLERGARLVELLKQPQYSPMSVEDQVVAIFLGTKGHLDSVPVEDVQRFEAEFLEHVKASHDGILAEIRESLKLSEETEEKLVEVINDFKKGFQATDGSSVVVDDKVEAMSDDEVEKESVKVRKPAPPKK